The following is a genomic window from Pseudomonadota bacterium.
ATCAAGTATCTATCGTTTCACTCCTGCCAGATATGCAGTAATAGCGCCATCATAATCTGCGGTAGTTGCAAATACCTTTTTAGCCAGATAAAACCTGAAATCCTCTGTGGTTGCACCGTTGTTTGCCTTAATATTTTCCATAGCCTTCGAATAATCCTCATGGTCGACAACTACAGTAACAAATTTAAAGTTTTTTGCTGCCGCCCTTATCATCGACGGGCCGCCGATGTCTATATTCTCTATCGCTTCCTCAAAGGTACAGCCTTTGCTTATCACTTCCTTAAAAGGATAGAGATTCACAACTATCATATCGATATGT
Proteins encoded in this region:
- a CDS encoding IMP cyclohydrolase; translated protein: MKIKRAVISVSNKAGLSELAPFLKGYDVEILSTGGTKKYLDSIGVNPIEISAYTGFPEIMDGRVKTLHPKVHGGILNIRDNAEHQKAMETLEIKHIDMIVVNLYPFKEVISKGCTFEEAIENIDIGGPSMIRAAAKNFKFVTVVVDHEDYSKAMENIKANNGATTEDFRFYLAKKVFATTADYDGAITAYLAGVKR